One Aphelocoma coerulescens isolate FSJ_1873_10779 chromosome 4A, UR_Acoe_1.0, whole genome shotgun sequence DNA window includes the following coding sequences:
- the LOC138110699 gene encoding uncharacterized protein codes for MGPEVDGRARVLHTFIGKGQLQGRELEFGVSRGAAEPGQSHPCTLAGVRCALRELHHLCPGRFQPVPSCPAHPCHTHPFAAVLPESEENIWKRPLGSPSPTLNQPHQHTPQPPLSSSATSTVFEALQGWCLHPWPGLGHPGTRIPLLLQEEGRGSVSLADGTGTCSTGSRSGSFSCLELGPRGWKTPWFQWDLGLQHIPPAVPSAWCPQPQGKGAGGVIPHLILKISLQECRGLPARRSIPWWQTLPHTQGKGGNPTLFPKAQNIPPSGSRELRERAPSPSVWVPVAALRCCSGIFSAGAPAGPGKCFGPCHPCREKQIFH; via the exons ATGGGCCCCGAGGTGGACGGCAGGGCACGAGTTCtgcacacttttatag GAAaggggcagctccagggcagggagctggaaTTTGGCGTTTCCAGAGGCGCAGCTGAGCCTGGGCAGAGCCATCCCTGCACCCTGGCTGGGGTGAGGTGTGCCCTGAGGGAGCTGCATCACCTGTGCCCAGGGAGATTCCAGCCGGTGCCCTCCTGTCCTGCACATCCCTGTCACACACATCCCTTTGCTGCTGTGCTCCCGGAATCTGAG GAGAATatctggaaaagacctttgggATCGCCAAGTCCAACCCTCAACCAGCCCCACCAGCACACTCCCCAGCCACCCCTGTCCTCCAGCGCCACATCCACGGTTTTTGAAGCCTTGCAGGGATGGTGTCTCCACCCCTGGCCCGGCCTTGGTCATCCAGGGACAAGGATTCCTCTGCTTTTgcaggaagagggaaggggaagcgTTTCCCTCGCAGATGGGACAGGAACGTGTTCCACAGGCTCCAGGAGTGG GAGCTTCTCCTGCCTGGAACTGGGCCCAAGGGGATGGAAAACGCCGTGGTTCCAGTGGGATTTGGGTCTCCAGCACATCCCTCCCGCTGTGCCCTCGGCCTGGTGCCCCCAGCCACAGGGAAAGGGAGCAGGTGGTGTAATCCCCCACCTAATCCTAAAGATTTCTCTCCAGGAATGCCGGGGCCTCCCAGCTCGGCGGAGCATTCCCTGGTGGCAGACGCTTCCTCACACGCAGGGAAAAGGTGGAAACCCAACGCTTttcccaaaagcccaaaataTTCCCCCATCTGGCAGCCGGGAGCTGAGGGAACGggcaccttccccttctgtctGGGTGCCTGTGGCAGCTCTGAGGTGTTGCTCGGGGATTTTCAGCGCTGGAGCTcctgcagggccagggaagTGCTTTGGGCCCTGTCATCcctgcagggaaaagcagatATTCCATTAA